A window of the Streptomyces luomodiensis genome harbors these coding sequences:
- a CDS encoding penicillin acylase family protein — MPANTTGSSPKKKKSRRLRLIVIAVVLLLVGGVGYGAYWSVSTVRASFPETTGSLQLKGLDGPVQVKRDGYGIPQIYAGTPEDLFRAQGFVQAQDRFWEMDVRRHMTAGRLSEMFGSSQVETDAFLRTLGWHRVAQQEYDTKLSSTTKKYLRAYSDGVNAYLKDHQGEELSVEYAALDFKNDGYKPEKWTPVDSVAWLKAMAWDLRGNMQDEVDRALASSRLSAKQIEELYPAYPYSRNKPIVQGGAVDELTDEFDPEATPTGSTSSTGGNGTVDGGATGATQGLQTQLSSLSKTLDDVPALLGPNGTGIGSNSWVVSGKYTTTGKPLLANDPHLAPQLPSVWYQMGLHCKQVTSACPYDTAGFTFAGMPGVVIGHNQNISWGMTNLGADVSDLYLEKVTADSYLYDGKQVPFTTREETIKVAGGKSRTITVRTTNNGPIVSDRDDELTSVGKSAPVGSGADDVAPDRGDGYAVALKWTALTPSNTMDAVFGLDAAKNFQDFRKAARDFAVPSQNLIYADTEGNIGYQAPGQIPVRSKGDGRYPAPGWDSRYKWSKYIPQSALPWELNPDRGYIVTANQAVIDEKTYPYPLTDDWGYGARSQRIADLIESKIKDGGKISTDDMQSMQMDNSSEIAKLLTPYLLKINIKDDYVREAQKLLESWDYTQDSDSAAAAYFNAVWRNTLKLAFGDKLPKELRVEGECLRVRPADDSGPLEDLNGNTRLVRECGKRAPDMAQPDGGDRWYEVVRNIIKDPKNNWWKTEGTRNKPGATNRDELLAQAMRAARSELTAKLGKDIDSWSWGRLHRLTLKNQTLGTDGPGVVQWLLNRGPWNLSGGEAAVNATGWNAAGGYDVTWVPSMRMVVNLDNLDKSRWINLTGASGHAYNAHYTDQTEKWAKGELLPWAFSKSAVDKSTDDELALTP, encoded by the coding sequence ATGCCCGCCAACACAACCGGCTCTTCTCCCAAAAAGAAGAAGAGCCGACGTCTCCGCCTGATCGTGATCGCAGTCGTGCTGCTGCTCGTCGGGGGCGTCGGCTACGGCGCGTACTGGAGCGTCAGTACAGTTCGTGCCTCATTCCCGGAGACCACGGGATCGCTTCAGCTCAAGGGGTTGGACGGCCCCGTGCAGGTCAAGCGTGACGGCTATGGGATACCTCAGATCTACGCCGGCACCCCCGAGGACCTCTTCCGCGCCCAGGGATTCGTCCAGGCCCAGGACCGCTTCTGGGAGATGGACGTCCGCCGTCATATGACGGCCGGCCGGCTCTCGGAGATGTTCGGTTCCAGCCAGGTGGAGACCGACGCGTTCCTGCGCACCCTGGGCTGGCACCGGGTGGCCCAGCAGGAGTACGACACCAAGTTGTCGTCCACCACCAAGAAGTATCTGCGGGCCTACTCCGACGGCGTCAACGCCTACCTCAAGGACCACCAGGGCGAGGAGCTGTCCGTCGAGTACGCGGCCCTGGACTTCAAGAACGACGGCTACAAGCCCGAGAAGTGGACCCCGGTCGACTCGGTGGCCTGGCTCAAGGCGATGGCCTGGGACCTGCGCGGCAACATGCAGGACGAGGTGGATCGCGCCCTGGCCTCCAGCAGGCTCAGCGCCAAGCAGATAGAAGAGCTCTACCCGGCCTACCCGTACAGCCGGAACAAGCCGATCGTCCAGGGCGGCGCCGTCGACGAGCTCACCGACGAGTTCGACCCCGAGGCCACGCCGACCGGATCGACGAGCTCCACGGGCGGTAACGGCACGGTGGACGGAGGGGCCACCGGCGCCACGCAGGGACTGCAGACCCAGCTGTCCTCGCTCTCCAAGACCCTGGACGACGTCCCGGCGCTGCTCGGCCCGAACGGGACCGGTATCGGCTCCAACTCGTGGGTCGTCTCCGGCAAGTACACGACCACCGGTAAGCCGCTGCTCGCCAACGACCCGCATCTGGCGCCCCAGCTGCCGTCCGTCTGGTACCAGATGGGGCTGCACTGCAAGCAGGTCACCAGCGCCTGTCCGTACGACACGGCGGGCTTCACCTTCGCCGGTATGCCCGGTGTGGTCATAGGCCACAACCAGAACATCAGCTGGGGCATGACCAACCTCGGCGCCGACGTCAGCGACCTGTACCTGGAGAAGGTCACCGCCGACAGCTACCTCTACGACGGCAAGCAGGTCCCGTTCACCACGCGTGAGGAGACCATCAAGGTCGCCGGCGGCAAGAGCCGTACGATCACCGTCCGCACCACCAACAACGGCCCGATCGTCTCCGACCGCGACGACGAGCTCACCTCCGTCGGCAAGAGCGCCCCGGTCGGCAGCGGCGCCGATGACGTGGCTCCCGACCGCGGCGACGGCTACGCGGTGGCGCTGAAGTGGACCGCGCTCACCCCGTCCAACACCATGGACGCGGTCTTCGGGCTCGACGCGGCCAAGAACTTCCAGGACTTCCGTAAGGCGGCCCGCGACTTCGCGGTCCCCTCCCAGAACCTCATCTACGCCGACACCGAGGGCAACATCGGCTACCAGGCGCCCGGCCAGATCCCGGTGCGCTCCAAGGGCGACGGCCGCTACCCGGCGCCCGGCTGGGACTCGCGCTACAAGTGGAGCAAGTACATCCCGCAGTCGGCGCTGCCCTGGGAGCTCAACCCCGACCGCGGCTACATCGTCACCGCCAACCAGGCCGTCATAGACGAGAAGACCTACCCGTATCCGCTGACCGACGACTGGGGGTACGGCGCGCGGAGCCAGCGCATCGCCGACCTCATCGAGTCGAAGATCAAGGATGGCGGGAAGATCTCCACGGACGACATGCAGTCCATGCAGATGGACAACAGCAGCGAGATCGCCAAGCTGCTGACGCCCTATCTGCTGAAGATCAACATCAAGGACGACTACGTACGCGAGGCGCAGAAGCTGCTGGAGAGCTGGGACTACACCCAGGACTCGGACTCGGCGGCCGCCGCGTACTTCAACGCCGTCTGGCGCAACACCCTCAAGCTGGCCTTCGGCGACAAGCTCCCCAAGGAGCTGCGGGTCGAGGGTGAGTGCCTGCGGGTACGCCCGGCCGACGACTCCGGTCCGCTGGAGGACCTGAACGGCAACACCCGGCTGGTGCGCGAATGCGGTAAGCGCGCCCCCGACATGGCCCAGCCCGACGGCGGTGACCGCTGGTACGAGGTCGTGCGCAACATCATCAAGGACCCGAAGAACAACTGGTGGAAGACGGAGGGCACCCGCAACAAGCCCGGCGCCACCAACCGCGACGAGCTGCTCGCGCAGGCCATGCGGGCCGCGCGCTCCGAGCTCACCGCCAAGCTGGGCAAGGACATCGACAGCTGGAGCTGGGGCCGGCTGCACCGGCTGACGCTGAAGAACCAGACCCTGGGCACCGACGGCCCCGGCGTGGTGCAGTGGCTCCTCAACCGGGGGCCCTGGAACCTCTCCGGCGGCGAGGCGGCCGTCAACGCCACCGGATGGAACGCGGCCGGCGGCTACGACGTCACCTGGGTCCCCTCGATGCGCATGGTCGTCAACCTCGACAACCTCGACAAGTCGCGCTGGATCAACCTCACCGGCGCCTCCGGCCACGCCTACAACGCGCACTACACGGACCAGACCGAGAAGTGGGCGAAGGGCGAGCTGCTGCCCTGGGCGTTCAGCAAGAGCGCCGTGGACAAGTCGACCGACGACGAGCTCGCGCTCACCCCGTAG
- a CDS encoding FmdB family zinc ribbon protein, which produces MPTYQYQCTECGEGLEAVQKFTDDALTECPNCKGRLKKVFSAVGIVFKGSGFYRNDSRSSSSSTSGGSSKPAAKSDSSSSSSSSSSSSSDSSSSSSSSTPSSSSSSSSASSTSSTSSTSSSAA; this is translated from the coding sequence GTGCCGACCTACCAGTACCAGTGCACCGAGTGCGGCGAGGGCCTCGAGGCGGTGCAGAAGTTCACCGACGACGCGCTCACCGAGTGCCCGAACTGCAAGGGACGCCTGAAGAAGGTGTTCTCGGCGGTCGGCATCGTGTTCAAGGGCTCCGGCTTCTACCGGAACGACAGCCGCTCCTCCTCCAGCAGCACGAGCGGCGGTTCGAGCAAGCCGGCGGCGAAGAGCGACAGCTCCAGTTCGTCGTCCTCTTCGTCCTCGTCCTCCTCGGATTCCTCATCCTCGTCCTCCTCCTCGACGCCTTCGTCTTCGTCCTCGTCGTCTTCGGCGTCCTCGACGTCCTCGACGTCCTCGACGTCGAGCTCGGCCGCCTGA
- a CDS encoding potassium/proton antiporter produces MRKARPLTVHHLNELLLICSLVLLVAVAAVRVSSRSGLPTLLIYLGMGVAIGTDGIGVTFNDAALTQNIGYAALVVILAEGGLGTKWSEIKPALPTAAVLSTAGVAVSVGVTAAAAHYVVGLGWQQALIIGAVVSSTDAAAVFSVLRTVPLPKRLTGVLEAESGFNDAPVVILVVAFSSQGPMESWYALVGTIALELAIGAAAGLAIGWLGAYGLRHVALPASGLYPIAVVAIAVTAYAGGALAHGSGFLSVYLATLLMGNARLPHWPATRGFAEGLGWIAQIGMFILLGLLVTPHELGDDIWPALAVGLVLTVVARPVSVLVSTAPFRMPWREKALLSWAGLRGAVPIVLATIPMVNDVPGSRRIFNIVFVLVIVYTLVQGPTLPWLAPRLRLEEAEPADLGIESAPLERLRGHLLSVSIPQASKMHGVEIGELRLPPGSAVTLVVRDGASFVPLPSTVLRRGDELLVVATDPVRDAAERRLRAVARGGKLAGWLGMGAG; encoded by the coding sequence GTGAGAAAGGCTCGGCCCCTGACTGTTCACCACCTCAATGAATTGCTGCTGATCTGCTCGCTCGTCCTGCTCGTCGCGGTGGCGGCCGTAAGGGTCTCCTCGCGCAGCGGCCTGCCCACGCTGCTGATCTACCTCGGGATGGGCGTCGCCATCGGCACGGACGGCATCGGCGTCACCTTCAACGACGCCGCGCTAACGCAGAACATCGGCTATGCCGCGCTCGTCGTCATCCTGGCCGAAGGCGGTCTGGGCACGAAGTGGAGCGAGATCAAACCCGCACTGCCGACGGCCGCCGTACTGTCCACCGCGGGCGTCGCGGTGAGCGTAGGGGTCACCGCGGCCGCGGCGCACTATGTGGTGGGACTGGGCTGGCAGCAGGCACTGATCATCGGTGCGGTGGTGTCGTCCACGGACGCGGCCGCGGTCTTCTCGGTGCTGCGCACAGTGCCGCTGCCCAAACGGCTCACGGGCGTCCTGGAGGCCGAGTCCGGCTTCAACGACGCCCCCGTGGTGATCCTGGTCGTCGCCTTCTCCAGCCAGGGCCCCATGGAGTCCTGGTACGCCCTGGTCGGCACGATCGCCCTGGAGCTGGCGATCGGCGCGGCGGCCGGCCTGGCGATCGGGTGGCTGGGGGCCTACGGTCTGCGGCACGTGGCACTGCCCGCCTCGGGCCTGTACCCGATCGCGGTGGTCGCCATCGCGGTGACCGCCTACGCGGGTGGTGCCCTGGCGCACGGGTCCGGCTTCCTCTCGGTCTACCTCGCCACGCTGCTGATGGGCAACGCACGGCTGCCGCACTGGCCGGCGACGCGCGGCTTCGCCGAGGGGCTGGGCTGGATCGCCCAGATCGGAATGTTCATCCTGCTCGGGCTGCTGGTCACCCCGCATGAGCTGGGCGATGACATCTGGCCCGCCCTCGCCGTCGGGCTGGTGCTGACCGTGGTGGCCCGGCCGGTATCGGTGCTGGTCAGCACGGCGCCGTTCCGGATGCCCTGGCGGGAGAAGGCGCTGCTGTCCTGGGCCGGGCTGCGCGGTGCGGTGCCGATCGTGCTGGCGACCATCCCGATGGTCAACGACGTGCCCGGCAGCCGCCGGATCTTCAACATCGTCTTCGTGCTGGTGATCGTCTACACCCTGGTCCAGGGGCCGACGCTGCCCTGGCTCGCCCCCCGGCTGCGGCTTGAGGAGGCCGAGCCCGCCGACCTGGGCATCGAGTCGGCGCCGCTGGAACGGCTGCGCGGGCATCTGCTGTCGGTGTCGATCCCCCAGGCGTCCAAGATGCACGGGGTCGAGATCGGCGAGCTGCGGCTGCCCCCCGGATCCGCCGTCACCCTGGTCGTCCGGGACGGGGCCAGCTTCGTGCCGCTGCCCTCGACCGTGCTGCGGCGCGGTGACGAACTGCTGGTGGTGGCCACGGACCCGGTGCGCGACGCGGCGGAACGGCGACTACGGGCGGTGGCCCGGGGCGGCAAGCTGGCGGGCTGGCTGGGCATGGGAGCGGGGTGA
- a CDS encoding 5-formyltetrahydrofolate cyclo-ligase, with product MNTDASKHALRKRHLAVRSRLTADDIEKAGTALACRALELPEIAKAATVAAYVSMGSEPGTRALREALRARGVRVLLPVLRADNDLDWGEDEGPDRLTPARRGLLEPEGPRLGPEAVTRADVVLLPGLAVDRRGMRLGRGGGSYDRVLARLAEAGADPALVVLLYDGELLDEVPEEGHDRPVHAAVTPSGLHRFTPRPR from the coding sequence ATCAACACCGACGCTAGTAAGCACGCATTGCGGAAACGTCACCTGGCGGTGAGGTCCAGGTTGACGGCGGATGACATCGAGAAGGCCGGCACCGCTCTGGCGTGTCGCGCCCTGGAGCTCCCCGAGATCGCCAAGGCGGCCACCGTGGCGGCCTATGTGTCCATGGGGAGCGAGCCCGGCACGCGCGCCCTGAGGGAGGCTCTGCGCGCCCGCGGGGTCCGGGTACTGCTTCCGGTGCTGCGCGCGGACAACGATCTCGACTGGGGCGAGGACGAGGGGCCCGATCGGCTGACGCCCGCCCGGCGCGGCCTGCTGGAGCCCGAGGGGCCGCGGCTCGGCCCCGAGGCGGTCACCCGGGCGGACGTGGTGCTGCTGCCCGGCCTCGCGGTGGACCGGCGCGGGATGCGGCTGGGCCGCGGCGGCGGCTCGTACGACCGGGTGCTGGCCCGGCTGGCGGAGGCGGGCGCCGATCCGGCGCTGGTGGTGCTGCTGTACGACGGTGAGCTGCTGGACGAGGTGCCCGAGGAGGGCCACGACCGGCCGGTGCACGCGGCGGTGACCCCGTCGGGCCTCCACCGCTTCACGCCGCGGCCCCGCTGA